In one uncultured Desulfovibrio sp. genomic region, the following are encoded:
- a CDS encoding DNA repair protein RecO — protein sequence MTEWADHALVLRIGHFREADLWLKMLCRKHGLLTLFAFGGSRSRRRFCGCLDVLNSLHCRVKASGRGSFLNLEEAVLLGGPQNLRGNWRRMGLAANCLRFVEALGVNDEGADEAFLLVEDLRKTLEEAENVPSLLPQFFRLRFAGVLGFAPDLGRCGTCGAAITGPAQFVVDEAQLRCPSCRAAVGPARYGVELGASGLDLLRHVQQEFPSGWHAEDLPAADRRACAKVIDGFVQYHLGLSWEGGYFRHV from the coding sequence ATGACCGAATGGGCAGATCACGCGCTTGTGCTGCGAATCGGGCACTTTCGCGAGGCGGATCTGTGGCTGAAAATGCTTTGTCGCAAACACGGCCTGCTGACGCTGTTCGCCTTTGGCGGTAGCCGCAGCAGGCGTCGTTTTTGCGGCTGCCTGGATGTGCTCAACAGTCTGCATTGCAGGGTAAAGGCCTCGGGGCGCGGCAGCTTTCTCAATCTTGAGGAGGCCGTGCTGCTGGGCGGGCCGCAAAACTTGCGCGGAAACTGGCGGCGCATGGGGCTGGCGGCCAACTGCCTGCGGTTTGTGGAAGCGCTTGGCGTCAATGACGAAGGCGCGGACGAGGCCTTTCTGCTGGTTGAAGATTTGCGCAAGACGCTGGAAGAAGCGGAAAACGTGCCCTCGCTGCTGCCCCAGTTTTTCCGCCTGCGGTTTGCTGGCGTTTTGGGGTTTGCGCCTGATCTGGGCAGATGCGGCACCTGCGGCGCGGCCATAACCGGCCCCGCGCAGTTTGTGGTTGACGAGGCCCAGTTGCGTTGCCCTTCATGCCGCGCGGCAGTAGGGCCTGCGCGGTATGGCGTGGAACTGGGCGCGTCCGGGCTTGACCTTTTGCGTCATGTGCAGCAAGAATTTCCCTCCGGCTGGCATGCGGAAGATCTGCCTGCGGCAGATCGACGCGCGTGCGCCAAGGTTATTGACGGTTTTGTGCAATATCACCTGGGTCTCTCGTGGGAAGGGGGCTACTTTCGTCACGTGTGA
- the glyQ gene encoding glycine--tRNA ligase subunit alpha has translation MYFQDVILTLQNYWANQGCVIEQPSGVECGAGTFNPNTFLRVIGPEPWSVAYVEPSRRPTDGRYGENPNRLQRYFQFQVIMKPSPDNVQDLYLQSLKALGINPAQHDIRFVEDDWESPTLGAWGLGWEVWLNGMEVSQFTYFQQVGGIDLSPISVELTYGLERLTMYLQGVESVYDLAWNKNVTYGHIYHQNEVEQSRHNFEASNPEMLLRHFNDFEGQCKVLLEQGLPWPAYDYCLKCSHTFNLLDARGAISITERTGYIGRVRALAAGVARLYAAQREELGYPMLKKDAR, from the coding sequence ATGTATTTTCAGGATGTCATTTTAACTTTGCAGAACTACTGGGCCAACCAGGGTTGCGTCATTGAACAGCCTTCGGGTGTGGAATGCGGTGCCGGTACGTTCAACCCCAACACGTTTTTGAGGGTTATTGGGCCGGAACCGTGGAGTGTGGCCTATGTGGAACCCTCCCGCCGTCCTACGGATGGCCGCTACGGCGAAAATCCCAACCGCCTGCAACGGTATTTCCAGTTTCAGGTGATCATGAAGCCCTCGCCGGACAACGTGCAGGATCTGTATCTGCAAAGCCTCAAGGCGCTGGGCATCAACCCTGCGCAGCATGACATCCGTTTTGTGGAAGACGACTGGGAATCCCCCACCCTCGGCGCCTGGGGCCTTGGCTGGGAAGTGTGGCTCAATGGTATGGAAGTGAGCCAGTTCACCTATTTTCAGCAGGTGGGCGGCATTGATCTTTCGCCCATCAGCGTGGAACTGACCTACGGCCTTGAGCGCCTTACCATGTATTTGCAGGGCGTTGAATCCGTGTATGATCTGGCCTGGAACAAAAACGTCACCTACGGTCACATCTACCACCAGAATGAAGTGGAGCAGTCACGCCACAATTTTGAGGCCAGCAATCCTGAAATGCTGTTGCGGCATTTCAACGATTTTGAAGGTCAGTGCAAAGTCCTGCTGGAGCAGGGGTTGCCTTGGCCTGCCTATGATTACTGCCTCAAGTGCTCGCATACATTCAACCTTCTGGACGCCAGAGGAGCCATCTCCATCACGGAACGCACCGGCTATATCGGCAGGGTGCGCGCTCTGGCGGCTGGAGTGGCGCGACTGTACGCAGCCCAGCGTGAAGAACTGGGCTATCCCATGCTCAAAAAGGATGCGAGGTAA